GCTCGCCGCGCGCTTTTCCTTCTTCGCCTGCTTGGCGGCTTCCTTGTCCAGCTTTCCGGCCATAACCACCAGGATACGGGCGGGCCGTCGGGGAGCATCTGCGAGGATGCGGGAGTGGGTAGTGCATCCGTCTCCGAAGCCAAGCCAGGCCTGCTCGACGGGCTCGACCCCGAACAGCGCGCCGCCGCCGGAGCGCCACGCGGCCCCGTCTGCGTGCTCGCCGGGGCCGGTACGGGCAAGACCCGCACGATCACGCACCGTATCGCTCACCTGGTGCGATCCGGTCATGTGGCGGCTGGTCAGGTACTCGCTGTCACCTTCACCAACCGGGCCGCGGGCGAGCTGCGGGCCCGGCTGCGCGGCCTCGGGGTGGAGAGTGCGCAAGCCCGCACGTTCCACGCCGCCGCGCTGCGCCAGCTCCGGTACTTCTGGCCGCGGGTCGTCGGCGGGCCTCAGTGGGACCTGATCGAGAACAACAAGCTCCGGCTGATCGGCCAGGCCGCCAACCGGGCCGGGCTGGGCACCGAGATCGAGGTGCTGCGTGACCTGGCCAGCGAAATCGAGTGGGCGAAGGCCTCGCTCGTCGTCGCCGAGGACTATCCGGCCGTCGTCACCCGCCTCCGCCGCGACACGCCCGAGCCCGCCGACCGGATCGCGCAGGTTTACGCGGGTTACGAAGAGCTGAAGAACAACGCGCGCCTGCTCGACTTCGACGACCTCCTGCTGCACACCATCGCCGCGCTCGAAGAACACAGCGCGGTCTCGGAGGAGTTCCGCGACCGCTACCGCTGCTTCGTCGTCGACGAGTACCAGGACGTGACCCCGCTGCAGCAGCGTTTGCTCGACGCCTGGCTCGGCGGTCGTGATGATCTGACGGTCGTCGGTGACGCCAACCAGACCATCTACTCCTTCGGCGGCGCCTCGCCGCGGCCGCTGCTGGAGTTCACCCGTCGCTTCCCCGACGCCACTGTCGTCCGGCTGGAGCGCGACTACCGGTCCACTCCGCAGGTGGTGGCGCTGGCGAACAAGGTGATCGGCGCCGCCCGCAACCGTCCTGCTGGTTCGCGGCTGCGGCTGATCGGGCAGCGTCCGGACGGTCCCGAGCCGCGGTTCGCCGAGCACGAGGACGAGGCGACCGAGGCCAGTTCCGTCGCCGCCCGCATCCACGACCTGCTCGAACTCGGCGTGCCGGCGAGCGAGATCGCGATTCTCTACCGGGTGAACGCCCAGTCGGAGGCGTACGAACAGGCGCTCTCCGAGCTGAACATCCCGTACCTGGTCCGCGGGGGCGAACGGTTCTTCCAGCGCAAGGAGATCCGCCAGGCGGTGATCGCGCTGCGCAGCGCGGCCGCGGCCGGGCAGCGCGGCGAGTTCGTCGACTCGGTGCGCGCGGTGCTGGCGCCGGTCGGTCTGACCGAGCAGCCGCCCTCCGGTGGCGGGGCCGCCAAGGAGCGCTGGGACGCGCTGCTCGCCCTGGTCGAGCTGGCCGAGGAACTCGCCGCGACGGTGGAAGGGGCAGACCTCGACCGCTTCGTGGCGGAGCTGGAGCAGCGGGCCGCCGCCCAGCACCCGCCGACCGTCGAAGGGGTCACGCTGGCTTCGCTCCACGCGGCGAAGGGCCTCGAATGGGACGCGGTGTTCCTGGTCGGCCTCGCCGAGGGAACGCTGCCGATCCAGCACGCGGACGGCGACGAAGCCGCGATCGAGGAGGAGCGGCGCCTCTTCTACGTGGGCGTGACCCGTGCGCGTGAGCACCTGTCACTGACCTGGTCGCTGTTCCGGAACGGACGCAACCGACGCCGCAGCCGGTTCCTCTACGGCCTGCTGCCCGAGAA
The genomic region above belongs to Amycolatopsis sp. YIM 10 and contains:
- a CDS encoding ATP-dependent DNA helicase UvrD2 — encoded protein: MGSASVSEAKPGLLDGLDPEQRAAAGAPRGPVCVLAGAGTGKTRTITHRIAHLVRSGHVAAGQVLAVTFTNRAAGELRARLRGLGVESAQARTFHAAALRQLRYFWPRVVGGPQWDLIENNKLRLIGQAANRAGLGTEIEVLRDLASEIEWAKASLVVAEDYPAVVTRLRRDTPEPADRIAQVYAGYEELKNNARLLDFDDLLLHTIAALEEHSAVSEEFRDRYRCFVVDEYQDVTPLQQRLLDAWLGGRDDLTVVGDANQTIYSFGGASPRPLLEFTRRFPDATVVRLERDYRSTPQVVALANKVIGAARNRPAGSRLRLIGQRPDGPEPRFAEHEDEATEASSVAARIHDLLELGVPASEIAILYRVNAQSEAYEQALSELNIPYLVRGGERFFQRKEIRQAVIALRSAAAAGQRGEFVDSVRAVLAPVGLTEQPPSGGGAAKERWDALLALVELAEELAATVEGADLDRFVAELEQRAAAQHPPTVEGVTLASLHAAKGLEWDAVFLVGLAEGTLPIQHADGDEAAIEEERRLFYVGVTRAREHLSLTWSLFRNGRNRRRSRFLYGLLPENHPAARVARSAQVRSTGQRQACRICEGPLTGTMAIKLGRCDRCPSTVDEQVLDRLKYWRGNRSRELKVPAFVVFTDATLVAIAEQCPVDESALVSISGIGQTKLERFGAEILAVVREAVGS